The genomic DNA TTTGCTGCGCTTCAAGATCGCCGGGATGCAGCTGCAGGATTCGTTCAAAACAGGTGCGCGCTTTCGCGTCATCGGCCCGCTTCATCGCGAGCCGTGCGAGTTTTCTCAAGGCGCCCAGATGATTCGGATCGAGCGACAGCAGTTCTTCGTAGGTTTGCAGCGAGGCGTCTTCAAGCCCGGTGCGGCTCAGGGCTTGGGCGAGCGCCATCAGCAGCGATCGCGAGCGGGGATTCAGCCGCAGTTCCCATTCATACAGGCCGATCGCTTGCCGGTACTTGCCTTGGGCCTGGACGAGCCAGGCCCACGCGCGCAGCGGCAGCGTCAGCAGGGTCATCGAGAGCTGCCACAGCCAGGAGGGCGGATGCTGGTTCGCGTGCTTTTGAATGGCGAGCCGAAGGTAGCGCCGCGCTTCGGTCGCATCCGGGGCATTCTTGACGACAAACGAGAGCAAATCGGCCGCGTATTCGTAGCTGCCTTGCGTGTAGGCTTGGATGCCTTTGTCAAAATAGGGCTGCAGATCTGTCGGAACCGCGGCCAGCGCCATGCGCCTATCATACCATAGGTGGTTGCAATTTTTCTCCGAGGCATTACAATACCACCAATATGCCGGTGCGCCCGTTATGCCTTGAGCCGCAACCGGTGTTGCGCGCCGCCGCCTGCCGCGTGAGGGCCTTCACCGATGATGTGCGGCGTCTCGTTGACGATTTGATTGAGACGATGTACGCTAATGATGGCATTGGGCTGGCCGCTCCGCAAATCGGACGCGACGCGCAAGTCTTCGTGGCGAATCCCTCCCGCCATCCGGGCCAGGAGCTCGTGATGGTGAATCCCGCGCTCGAGTGGTCTGCCGGGCGCGCGGGGATTGTGGAAGGGTGCCTCAGCGTGCCCGATGTGTGGGCCAAAATCCGGCGGGCCGCGAGGGTTCGAATGCACGGATGCGATGCGGCCGGTGCGGCATACACGGTGACCGCCGAGGGGCTCTTGGCGATTGTCTTGCAGCACGAATTTGATCATTTGCAGGGCCGGCTCTTTATTGATCGCCTGCCGTGGTGGCGCCGTTTAACGACGAGAAGACCGACGAGGTGATTGAGTGATTGAGGGATTAAGTGATTACGAGAGATCGCTCAGGGTTTCATATCTTTGAATCACCCAATCACCCAATCACTTAATCACACATGATGGATGCGCGTGATATTCTTCGGCACGGCGGAGTTTGCGGTGCCGAGCCTGACGGCGGTGGCCGCCGCAGGACATGAGATCGCCCTGTGCGTCACACAGCCTGATCGACCGAAAGGACGCGGATTGCGCACGGAATCATCGCCGGTCAAGCGCGCAGCCGTCCACTTAGGTCTTCCCGTGGCGCAGCCCGAACGACCCACCGCAGCGCTCCTGCAGCCGTTTCATCCCGAGCTGGGGATTGTGATCGCCTACGGGCGGCTGATTCCGCGCGAGGTGCTGGCCGCCGCGACCCAAGGCATGCTG from Candidatus Omnitrophota bacterium includes the following:
- a CDS encoding tetratricopeptide repeat protein — translated: MALAAVPTDLQPYFDKGIQAYTQGSYEYAADLLSFVVKNAPDATEARRYLRLAIQKHANQHPPSWLWQLSMTLLTLPLRAWAWLVQAQGKYRQAIGLYEWELRLNPRSRSLLMALAQALSRTGLEDASLQTYEELLSLDPNHLGALRKLARLAMKRADDAKARTCFERILQLHPGDLEAQQSLRNLDALGTIKKGFAA
- the def gene encoding peptide deformylase; the protein is MRPLCLEPQPVLRAAACRVRAFTDDVRRLVDDLIETMYANDGIGLAAPQIGRDAQVFVANPSRHPGQELVMVNPALEWSAGRAGIVEGCLSVPDVWAKIRRAARVRMHGCDAAGAAYTVTAEGLLAIVLQHEFDHLQGRLFIDRLPWWRRLTTRRPTR